In a genomic window of Roseiflexus castenholzii DSM 13941:
- a CDS encoding zinc ribbon domain-containing protein — protein sequence MNAPAIRRFCAFCGADLPPGNPRFCIECGQPVEPSPHGESTDHPHAVTGPTVRLANARTEQAVIGGTVKLPSSGAAPPGLWFAPELPGPDAIVAVYAPLRAIVGGWSGLIAHGWKKCSEAWAADGTNRTLVRFTVERMWFAAPGAAHSMRLLVQIGAWAHADEGRTRRGFRYRIGADPPMDVMAAWWVEGTAPRFDLPVPQIQIMAPPRIVRISDVPETVRRMSAKEAETWARQGEVHGWFRMPNSAQQRTPVGRGIPLLEVSPLGAWLRLGGAVGRLYRVQMFRPLVCDAPAWKSLKQRIVQEATDLGLDMNTDAIIEWWLDREGYDGALFERNAHPYGGGRAVIAFRRSQIALIEG from the coding sequence CAATCCGCGCTTCTGCATCGAGTGCGGTCAACCGGTCGAGCCGTCTCCGCACGGCGAATCGACCGATCACCCGCATGCAGTGACCGGACCCACCGTGCGCCTGGCGAATGCCCGCACGGAGCAGGCGGTCATCGGCGGCACGGTCAAGCTGCCATCGTCAGGAGCGGCGCCACCGGGGTTGTGGTTCGCGCCTGAGTTGCCCGGTCCTGATGCTATCGTCGCCGTGTATGCGCCATTGCGCGCGATTGTCGGCGGATGGAGCGGGTTGATCGCGCATGGCTGGAAGAAATGCAGTGAGGCATGGGCTGCCGATGGAACCAATCGCACCCTCGTGCGCTTTACGGTCGAGCGCATGTGGTTCGCGGCGCCGGGGGCGGCGCACTCTATGCGTTTGCTGGTGCAGATCGGCGCATGGGCGCACGCTGACGAAGGGCGCACCCGGCGCGGATTTCGCTACCGGATCGGCGCCGATCCGCCGATGGACGTGATGGCTGCCTGGTGGGTTGAGGGAACGGCGCCGCGCTTCGATCTGCCTGTGCCGCAGATTCAGATCATGGCGCCGCCACGGATTGTCCGTATTTCGGATGTTCCCGAAACCGTCCGCCGGATGTCTGCAAAGGAGGCGGAAACCTGGGCGCGGCAGGGGGAAGTCCATGGATGGTTTCGCATGCCTAACAGTGCGCAACAGCGCACTCCCGTCGGGCGCGGCATTCCGTTGCTCGAAGTGTCGCCGCTGGGCGCCTGGTTGCGACTGGGTGGGGCAGTGGGTCGGCTCTACCGGGTGCAGATGTTTCGTCCGCTCGTGTGCGACGCGCCCGCCTGGAAGAGTCTCAAGCAGCGGATTGTCCAGGAAGCGACAGACCTTGGTCTCGATATGAACACGGACGCGATCATCGAATGGTGGCTGGATCGCGAAGGGTACGACGGCGCGCTCTTCGAGCGCAACGCGCATCCGTATGGCGGCGGTCGAGCCGTGATCGCCTTCCGTCGCAGTCAGATCGCCCTGATTGAAGGATAG